Proteins co-encoded in one Papaver somniferum cultivar HN1 chromosome 5, ASM357369v1, whole genome shotgun sequence genomic window:
- the LOC113283432 gene encoding non-lysosomal glucosylceramidase-like isoform X1, with protein sequence MDNGSHGEDYSSNDEGTDHHNLFSSIIQVKADAGPPASLTWQRKLSSEGNAPVEFRPKLHEMIHMAPLGIRLWRHVKQEISKGHVAVIDPFNKRLVTACHGVPLGGIGAGSIGRSYKGEFQRFQLFPTICEDEPVLANQFSVFVSRSSGERYSSVLCPKPTYVSLDSTASGIGSWDWNMEGKSSTYHALFPRSWTVYEGEPDPELKITSRQISPFIPHNYKESSLPVAVFTFTVFNSGNTDADVTLLFTWANSVGGNSGDSGKHINLKMATKDGVRGVLLHHNTDNGKPSVTFAIAAQEKADVKVSECPHFLISGESEGFTAKDMWNEIKEHGSFDNLAFDEMSMPSERGSSVGAAISASLTLPPNTSRTVTFSLAWACPEVRFSSGNTYHRRYTTFYGSHGNAAATIARDAILEHHQWESQIEAWQRPILEDKRLPEWYPVTLFNELYYLNAGGTIWTDGSLPLQSLVTIAKRKFSLDKSDTTTVNSENNIAVDILERMTTVLEQIHLPVASNSAFGPTLLEKGEENIGQFLYLEGIEYHMWNTYDVHFYSSFALIMLFPKLELSIQRDFAAAVMMHDPERVLILDDGKSAPRKTLGAVPHDLGLKNPWFEVNAYSFYNTDRWKDLNPKFVLQVYRDVVATGDKSFAQAVWPAVYIAMAYMDQFDKDGDGMIENEGFPDQTYDVWSVSGVSAYSGGLWVAALQAASALAREVGDKASEEHFLLKFQKAKSVYNDQLWNGSYFNYDNSGGSSSSSIQADQLAGQWYSRACQLSPIVDEDKAQSALEKVYNFNVLKVKDGKRGAVNGMRPDGKVDMTAMQSREIWTGVTYAVAATMIHEGLEEIGFNTASGVHEASWSLEGLGYSFQTPEAWDTDDRYRSLAYMRPLAIWAMQWALSPPKLFREAEKIGGEPKAKKDPSLLFNNHDGFSRVANLLKVPEEKDTRSYAQTFYDYTCRRKKI encoded by the exons GCTCCATTAGGAATTCGGCTCTGGCGTCATGTCAAACAAGAAATCTCTAAAGGACAt GTGGCTGTGATAGATCCTTTCAACAAGCGCCTTGTCACAGCTTGTCATGGTGTTCCTTTAGGTGGTATTGG TGCAGGAAGCATCGGAAGAAGTTATAAAGGGGAGTTTCAACGTTTCCAACTATTTCCTACAATATGTGAAGATGAACCTGTTTTAGCAAATCAATTTTCT GTATTCGTTTCTCGTTCAAGTGGTGAAAGATATTCCTCTGTATTGTGCCCAAAGCCCACATATGTATCACT GGACAGCACAGCTTCTGGCATTGGATCTTGGGATTGGAACATGGAGGGAAAGAGTTCTACATACCATGCCTTATTTCCAAGGTCATGGACTGTTTATGAAG GTGAACCTGATCCAGAACTTAAGATAACTAGCCGTCAGATTTCACCCTTCATTCCTCACAATTATAAAGAGAGTAGCTTGCCTGTAGCAGTATTTACATTCACG GTATTCAACTCGGGGAACACTGATGCAGATGTTACTTTGCTATTCACATGGGCT AACTCTGTGGGCGGGAACTCTGGAGACTCTGGTAAACATATCAATTTAAAGATGGC GACAAAAGATGGGGTGCGTGGAGTACTTCTACATCACAA CACTGATAATGGGAAACCTTCAGTGACATTTGCCATAGCTGCTCAAGAGAAAGCTGATGTCAAGGTCTCTGAGTGTCCTCATTTCTTGATATCTGGAGAGTCAGAAGGTTTCACGGCAAAAGATATGTGGAATGAAATTAAAGAG CATGGTTCCTTCGACAATCTTGCTTTTGATGAGATGTCAATGCCTTCAGAGAGAGGATCTTCTGTTGGAGCTGCCATATCAGCTTCTTTGACTCTTCCACCAAACACTAGCCGAACTGTCACTTTTTCATTAGCATGGGCCTGCCCTGAAGTAAGATTTTCAAGTGGGAATACTTATCACAG GCGATACACGACGTTTTACGGAAGTCATGGTAATGCAGCGGCAACTATTGCACGTGATGCTATTCTCG AACATCACCAGTGGGAGTCTCAGATAGAAGCATGGCAAAGGCCTATTCTTGAAGATAAACGGCTTCCTGAATG GTACCCTGTAACATTATTCAACGAGCTTTACTATCTTAATGCTGGAGGAACAATTTGGACGG ATGGATCACTTCCCTTGCAGAGTCTAGTAACTATTGCAAAAAGAAAGTTTTCCCTTGATAAATCAGATACCACAACCGTAAACTCTGAAAATAATATTGCAGTCGATATCCTTGAACGTATGACAACAGTACTTGAGCAAATACACTTACCAGTTGCATCAAATTCTGCTTTTGGACCAACTTTGCTTGAAAAAGGAGAAGAGAACATTGGCCAATTCCTTTATCTTGAAGGGATTGAATATCACATGTGGAACACTTATGATGTCCATTTCTACTCATCTTTTGCCTTAATCATGCTTTTCCCAAAACTTGAACTCAGCATACAAAGAGACTTCGCAGCGGCTGTGATGATGCATGATCCTGAAAGAGTGTTAATATTAGATGATGGGAAATCGGCCCCAAGAAAGACTCTCGGTGCTGTACCTCATGATCTTGGactgaaaaatccatggtttgaagTAAATGCTTATAGCTTTTACAATACAGATAGGTGGAAAGATTTAAATCCTAAATTTGTTCTTCAAGTATATAGGGATGTGGTTGCAACAGGTGACAAATCATTTGCACAAGCAGTTTGGCCTGCCGTGTATATCGCAATGGCCTATATGGACCAATTCGATAAGGATGGAGATGGGATGATTGAGAATGAAGGGTTTCCAGATCAAACTTATGATGTATGGTCAGTTTCTGGGGTGAGTGCTTATAGTGGAGGCCTGTGGGTTGCGGCTTTGCAAGCTGCTTCAGCCTTGGCGCGTGAAGTAGGTGACAAGGCTTCAGAGGAGCATTTTCTGCTCAAATTTCAGAAGGCGAAATCTGTATATAATGATCAATTGTGGAATGGTTCATATTTTAATTACGACAATAGTGGTGGCAGTTCGAGTTCGTCAATTCAAGCTGATCAGTTGGCTGGGCAATG GTATTCTCGAGCGTGCCAATTATCGCCAATTGTTGACGAGGACAAAGCACAGAGTGCACTTGAGAAAGTGTATAATTTTAACGTGTTAAAGGTTAAGGATGGAAAACGAGGGGCTGTAAATGGGATGCGACCAGATGGGAAAGTAGATATGACAGCGATGCAGTCAAGAGAAATATGGACCGGGGTCACTTATGCTGTGGCTGCAACTATGATTCACGAAGGCCTAGAGGAAATTGGATTTAATACCGCAAGCGGTGTTCATGAAGCTTCATGGTCACTTGAAGGGCTTGG GTACTCTTTTCAAACTCCTGAAGCTTGGGATACTGACGATAGGTATAGATCTTTGGCTTATATGAGGCCATTAGCTATATGGGCAATGCAATGGGCTTTATCTCCACCAAAGCTATTCAGAGAAGCAGAAAAGATTGGAGGAGAGCCAAAAGCAAAGAAAGATCCTTCACTCCTCTTCAATAACCATGATGGATTTTCTAGAGTTGCAAATCTATTAAAAGTGCCAGAAGAGAAAGATACTCGAAGCTATGCCCAAACTTTTTATGATTACACCTGCAGGAGAAAAAAGATATGA
- the LOC113283432 gene encoding non-lysosomal glucosylceramidase-like isoform X2 produces the protein MDNGSHGEDYSSNDEVKADAGPPASLTWQRKLSSEGNAPVEFRPKLHEMIHMAPLGIRLWRHVKQEISKGHVAVIDPFNKRLVTACHGVPLGGIGAGSIGRSYKGEFQRFQLFPTICEDEPVLANQFSVFVSRSSGERYSSVLCPKPTYVSLDSTASGIGSWDWNMEGKSSTYHALFPRSWTVYEGEPDPELKITSRQISPFIPHNYKESSLPVAVFTFTVFNSGNTDADVTLLFTWANSVGGNSGDSGKHINLKMATKDGVRGVLLHHNTDNGKPSVTFAIAAQEKADVKVSECPHFLISGESEGFTAKDMWNEIKEHGSFDNLAFDEMSMPSERGSSVGAAISASLTLPPNTSRTVTFSLAWACPEVRFSSGNTYHRRYTTFYGSHGNAAATIARDAILEHHQWESQIEAWQRPILEDKRLPEWYPVTLFNELYYLNAGGTIWTDGSLPLQSLVTIAKRKFSLDKSDTTTVNSENNIAVDILERMTTVLEQIHLPVASNSAFGPTLLEKGEENIGQFLYLEGIEYHMWNTYDVHFYSSFALIMLFPKLELSIQRDFAAAVMMHDPERVLILDDGKSAPRKTLGAVPHDLGLKNPWFEVNAYSFYNTDRWKDLNPKFVLQVYRDVVATGDKSFAQAVWPAVYIAMAYMDQFDKDGDGMIENEGFPDQTYDVWSVSGVSAYSGGLWVAALQAASALAREVGDKASEEHFLLKFQKAKSVYNDQLWNGSYFNYDNSGGSSSSSIQADQLAGQWYSRACQLSPIVDEDKAQSALEKVYNFNVLKVKDGKRGAVNGMRPDGKVDMTAMQSREIWTGVTYAVAATMIHEGLEEIGFNTASGVHEASWSLEGLGYSFQTPEAWDTDDRYRSLAYMRPLAIWAMQWALSPPKLFREAEKIGGEPKAKKDPSLLFNNHDGFSRVANLLKVPEEKDTRSYAQTFYDYTCRRKKI, from the exons GCTCCATTAGGAATTCGGCTCTGGCGTCATGTCAAACAAGAAATCTCTAAAGGACAt GTGGCTGTGATAGATCCTTTCAACAAGCGCCTTGTCACAGCTTGTCATGGTGTTCCTTTAGGTGGTATTGG TGCAGGAAGCATCGGAAGAAGTTATAAAGGGGAGTTTCAACGTTTCCAACTATTTCCTACAATATGTGAAGATGAACCTGTTTTAGCAAATCAATTTTCT GTATTCGTTTCTCGTTCAAGTGGTGAAAGATATTCCTCTGTATTGTGCCCAAAGCCCACATATGTATCACT GGACAGCACAGCTTCTGGCATTGGATCTTGGGATTGGAACATGGAGGGAAAGAGTTCTACATACCATGCCTTATTTCCAAGGTCATGGACTGTTTATGAAG GTGAACCTGATCCAGAACTTAAGATAACTAGCCGTCAGATTTCACCCTTCATTCCTCACAATTATAAAGAGAGTAGCTTGCCTGTAGCAGTATTTACATTCACG GTATTCAACTCGGGGAACACTGATGCAGATGTTACTTTGCTATTCACATGGGCT AACTCTGTGGGCGGGAACTCTGGAGACTCTGGTAAACATATCAATTTAAAGATGGC GACAAAAGATGGGGTGCGTGGAGTACTTCTACATCACAA CACTGATAATGGGAAACCTTCAGTGACATTTGCCATAGCTGCTCAAGAGAAAGCTGATGTCAAGGTCTCTGAGTGTCCTCATTTCTTGATATCTGGAGAGTCAGAAGGTTTCACGGCAAAAGATATGTGGAATGAAATTAAAGAG CATGGTTCCTTCGACAATCTTGCTTTTGATGAGATGTCAATGCCTTCAGAGAGAGGATCTTCTGTTGGAGCTGCCATATCAGCTTCTTTGACTCTTCCACCAAACACTAGCCGAACTGTCACTTTTTCATTAGCATGGGCCTGCCCTGAAGTAAGATTTTCAAGTGGGAATACTTATCACAG GCGATACACGACGTTTTACGGAAGTCATGGTAATGCAGCGGCAACTATTGCACGTGATGCTATTCTCG AACATCACCAGTGGGAGTCTCAGATAGAAGCATGGCAAAGGCCTATTCTTGAAGATAAACGGCTTCCTGAATG GTACCCTGTAACATTATTCAACGAGCTTTACTATCTTAATGCTGGAGGAACAATTTGGACGG ATGGATCACTTCCCTTGCAGAGTCTAGTAACTATTGCAAAAAGAAAGTTTTCCCTTGATAAATCAGATACCACAACCGTAAACTCTGAAAATAATATTGCAGTCGATATCCTTGAACGTATGACAACAGTACTTGAGCAAATACACTTACCAGTTGCATCAAATTCTGCTTTTGGACCAACTTTGCTTGAAAAAGGAGAAGAGAACATTGGCCAATTCCTTTATCTTGAAGGGATTGAATATCACATGTGGAACACTTATGATGTCCATTTCTACTCATCTTTTGCCTTAATCATGCTTTTCCCAAAACTTGAACTCAGCATACAAAGAGACTTCGCAGCGGCTGTGATGATGCATGATCCTGAAAGAGTGTTAATATTAGATGATGGGAAATCGGCCCCAAGAAAGACTCTCGGTGCTGTACCTCATGATCTTGGactgaaaaatccatggtttgaagTAAATGCTTATAGCTTTTACAATACAGATAGGTGGAAAGATTTAAATCCTAAATTTGTTCTTCAAGTATATAGGGATGTGGTTGCAACAGGTGACAAATCATTTGCACAAGCAGTTTGGCCTGCCGTGTATATCGCAATGGCCTATATGGACCAATTCGATAAGGATGGAGATGGGATGATTGAGAATGAAGGGTTTCCAGATCAAACTTATGATGTATGGTCAGTTTCTGGGGTGAGTGCTTATAGTGGAGGCCTGTGGGTTGCGGCTTTGCAAGCTGCTTCAGCCTTGGCGCGTGAAGTAGGTGACAAGGCTTCAGAGGAGCATTTTCTGCTCAAATTTCAGAAGGCGAAATCTGTATATAATGATCAATTGTGGAATGGTTCATATTTTAATTACGACAATAGTGGTGGCAGTTCGAGTTCGTCAATTCAAGCTGATCAGTTGGCTGGGCAATG GTATTCTCGAGCGTGCCAATTATCGCCAATTGTTGACGAGGACAAAGCACAGAGTGCACTTGAGAAAGTGTATAATTTTAACGTGTTAAAGGTTAAGGATGGAAAACGAGGGGCTGTAAATGGGATGCGACCAGATGGGAAAGTAGATATGACAGCGATGCAGTCAAGAGAAATATGGACCGGGGTCACTTATGCTGTGGCTGCAACTATGATTCACGAAGGCCTAGAGGAAATTGGATTTAATACCGCAAGCGGTGTTCATGAAGCTTCATGGTCACTTGAAGGGCTTGG GTACTCTTTTCAAACTCCTGAAGCTTGGGATACTGACGATAGGTATAGATCTTTGGCTTATATGAGGCCATTAGCTATATGGGCAATGCAATGGGCTTTATCTCCACCAAAGCTATTCAGAGAAGCAGAAAAGATTGGAGGAGAGCCAAAAGCAAAGAAAGATCCTTCACTCCTCTTCAATAACCATGATGGATTTTCTAGAGTTGCAAATCTATTAAAAGTGCCAGAAGAGAAAGATACTCGAAGCTATGCCCAAACTTTTTATGATTACACCTGCAGGAGAAAAAAGATATGA
- the LOC113283432 gene encoding non-lysosomal glucosylceramidase-like isoform X3, whose translation MEGKSSTYHALFPRSWTVYEGEPDPELKITSRQISPFIPHNYKESSLPVAVFTFTVFNSGNTDADVTLLFTWANSVGGNSGDSGKHINLKMATKDGVRGVLLHHNTDNGKPSVTFAIAAQEKADVKVSECPHFLISGESEGFTAKDMWNEIKEHGSFDNLAFDEMSMPSERGSSVGAAISASLTLPPNTSRTVTFSLAWACPEVRFSSGNTYHRRYTTFYGSHGNAAATIARDAILEHHQWESQIEAWQRPILEDKRLPEWYPVTLFNELYYLNAGGTIWTDGSLPLQSLVTIAKRKFSLDKSDTTTVNSENNIAVDILERMTTVLEQIHLPVASNSAFGPTLLEKGEENIGQFLYLEGIEYHMWNTYDVHFYSSFALIMLFPKLELSIQRDFAAAVMMHDPERVLILDDGKSAPRKTLGAVPHDLGLKNPWFEVNAYSFYNTDRWKDLNPKFVLQVYRDVVATGDKSFAQAVWPAVYIAMAYMDQFDKDGDGMIENEGFPDQTYDVWSVSGVSAYSGGLWVAALQAASALAREVGDKASEEHFLLKFQKAKSVYNDQLWNGSYFNYDNSGGSSSSSIQADQLAGQWYSRACQLSPIVDEDKAQSALEKVYNFNVLKVKDGKRGAVNGMRPDGKVDMTAMQSREIWTGVTYAVAATMIHEGLEEIGFNTASGVHEASWSLEGLGYSFQTPEAWDTDDRYRSLAYMRPLAIWAMQWALSPPKLFREAEKIGGEPKAKKDPSLLFNNHDGFSRVANLLKVPEEKDTRSYAQTFYDYTCRRKKI comes from the exons ATGGAGGGAAAGAGTTCTACATACCATGCCTTATTTCCAAGGTCATGGACTGTTTATGAAG GTGAACCTGATCCAGAACTTAAGATAACTAGCCGTCAGATTTCACCCTTCATTCCTCACAATTATAAAGAGAGTAGCTTGCCTGTAGCAGTATTTACATTCACG GTATTCAACTCGGGGAACACTGATGCAGATGTTACTTTGCTATTCACATGGGCT AACTCTGTGGGCGGGAACTCTGGAGACTCTGGTAAACATATCAATTTAAAGATGGC GACAAAAGATGGGGTGCGTGGAGTACTTCTACATCACAA CACTGATAATGGGAAACCTTCAGTGACATTTGCCATAGCTGCTCAAGAGAAAGCTGATGTCAAGGTCTCTGAGTGTCCTCATTTCTTGATATCTGGAGAGTCAGAAGGTTTCACGGCAAAAGATATGTGGAATGAAATTAAAGAG CATGGTTCCTTCGACAATCTTGCTTTTGATGAGATGTCAATGCCTTCAGAGAGAGGATCTTCTGTTGGAGCTGCCATATCAGCTTCTTTGACTCTTCCACCAAACACTAGCCGAACTGTCACTTTTTCATTAGCATGGGCCTGCCCTGAAGTAAGATTTTCAAGTGGGAATACTTATCACAG GCGATACACGACGTTTTACGGAAGTCATGGTAATGCAGCGGCAACTATTGCACGTGATGCTATTCTCG AACATCACCAGTGGGAGTCTCAGATAGAAGCATGGCAAAGGCCTATTCTTGAAGATAAACGGCTTCCTGAATG GTACCCTGTAACATTATTCAACGAGCTTTACTATCTTAATGCTGGAGGAACAATTTGGACGG ATGGATCACTTCCCTTGCAGAGTCTAGTAACTATTGCAAAAAGAAAGTTTTCCCTTGATAAATCAGATACCACAACCGTAAACTCTGAAAATAATATTGCAGTCGATATCCTTGAACGTATGACAACAGTACTTGAGCAAATACACTTACCAGTTGCATCAAATTCTGCTTTTGGACCAACTTTGCTTGAAAAAGGAGAAGAGAACATTGGCCAATTCCTTTATCTTGAAGGGATTGAATATCACATGTGGAACACTTATGATGTCCATTTCTACTCATCTTTTGCCTTAATCATGCTTTTCCCAAAACTTGAACTCAGCATACAAAGAGACTTCGCAGCGGCTGTGATGATGCATGATCCTGAAAGAGTGTTAATATTAGATGATGGGAAATCGGCCCCAAGAAAGACTCTCGGTGCTGTACCTCATGATCTTGGactgaaaaatccatggtttgaagTAAATGCTTATAGCTTTTACAATACAGATAGGTGGAAAGATTTAAATCCTAAATTTGTTCTTCAAGTATATAGGGATGTGGTTGCAACAGGTGACAAATCATTTGCACAAGCAGTTTGGCCTGCCGTGTATATCGCAATGGCCTATATGGACCAATTCGATAAGGATGGAGATGGGATGATTGAGAATGAAGGGTTTCCAGATCAAACTTATGATGTATGGTCAGTTTCTGGGGTGAGTGCTTATAGTGGAGGCCTGTGGGTTGCGGCTTTGCAAGCTGCTTCAGCCTTGGCGCGTGAAGTAGGTGACAAGGCTTCAGAGGAGCATTTTCTGCTCAAATTTCAGAAGGCGAAATCTGTATATAATGATCAATTGTGGAATGGTTCATATTTTAATTACGACAATAGTGGTGGCAGTTCGAGTTCGTCAATTCAAGCTGATCAGTTGGCTGGGCAATG GTATTCTCGAGCGTGCCAATTATCGCCAATTGTTGACGAGGACAAAGCACAGAGTGCACTTGAGAAAGTGTATAATTTTAACGTGTTAAAGGTTAAGGATGGAAAACGAGGGGCTGTAAATGGGATGCGACCAGATGGGAAAGTAGATATGACAGCGATGCAGTCAAGAGAAATATGGACCGGGGTCACTTATGCTGTGGCTGCAACTATGATTCACGAAGGCCTAGAGGAAATTGGATTTAATACCGCAAGCGGTGTTCATGAAGCTTCATGGTCACTTGAAGGGCTTGG GTACTCTTTTCAAACTCCTGAAGCTTGGGATACTGACGATAGGTATAGATCTTTGGCTTATATGAGGCCATTAGCTATATGGGCAATGCAATGGGCTTTATCTCCACCAAAGCTATTCAGAGAAGCAGAAAAGATTGGAGGAGAGCCAAAAGCAAAGAAAGATCCTTCACTCCTCTTCAATAACCATGATGGATTTTCTAGAGTTGCAAATCTATTAAAAGTGCCAGAAGAGAAAGATACTCGAAGCTATGCCCAAACTTTTTATGATTACACCTGCAGGAGAAAAAAGATATGA